The Vanessa atalanta chromosome 6, ilVanAtal1.2, whole genome shotgun sequence region GATATATCCGtagtttaattatagtaaattatatattttaatttaatgaaattattaatagtaagatTATCAtccagacaaaaataaatttgggaTACAATAGGTGAAACAATAATTGCAACGGCGTTTAAATAGGTCATGATGTAAtccaaaaacaacaaaaaatattaattatatccatttatacttataaaaattaattaataataattaattaatttgatgataaaaatttattgtacttattttattcgcatattctttaatattttcaaagttagAGATATTAGTGAAAACACCCTAAATTTccattactatttattatattaaagtatatcatacatattaattttcataagaattattaacagtcacctaacctaaccttaaggtcttaattatacataaatatgaataaaacattgTCAGCGTACAAATCATAACCGCGTGGAATAGTAGTACTTAGCATTTAACAGatgaatcattaattattaataatataaacttttttacgtccttaatacaattatacatcaTAGGTTATGGaagcacaatttatttataaattttaggttCCTGTCACAAATTGCAAGCAAAACAAACTATCTgtgtttttgataaaataatataaaacaaacaaacaataagtAAATACTCGCAGCATGGTAGGATAAACTAAAAGTCTACCCAATTTACGACAGGAACCAAGAAAAATAAGTCAAATGAACTGGTCGTGAGTCAAGAGGCATTGGCCCAGCAGTTGGACATTAAAGAAGCTGTTACTTaactttaagttatttatagacACCGCTTCactgagtaaaataaaaaaatatgtactttataCTTACCATACGATAAAAAATAGAAGTATGTTTTTAATCAATCAAATTTCCGCTCGTTTTGTGTCAGTACGTAATTTTTCGTACCTTGTGGTTCTTACATATCTCCTTGTGTGTACATAATGCTGTATATTATATGGTTATTAAATGAACGAGTATCTGAGTCGTTTCGATTTTCCTGTTCTCTCGATTATGTGAATCTTCTCAGTTCTGTCCAGTCGCTTGCAAACGTCTGTCATTCGCACACGTGttcatgttaattatataaaatgttatcattaaagTGTTTAATTGTTCTTTTTGTTTTGCAGTACATATGTCAAACTACTTGTAAGTAAATGTaatgtgttatatattattattcgtgagttgaaaatatatgtgtattaaatTTCTTTGTTACAAAACagtgaggtttttttttttttgtaatcaaatcaacgaaatactatttaaataaggaaaatatcatTGTAATCAAGTCGTCACAAATACCTAAtggtaaataatcaaaaatgaaCTTCATCTTTAAGATTGTCAGCCAAACCTGAAGTTCTTCCGAAAGGACTACAAGTATATAGAAGATACGAAAGCTTTCTATAAAATTCATACGTTACATAGAACGTGGCAGGACGCTAAGGAGAGATGCTCCATGGAAGGTGCGACGCTCTTTTACCCCGATGATGATGACGAGGCGAATGTCGTTATCAATTATTGGAATGAAACTCAACCTTTCAGCTGGGTGTACATAGGCATATCAACGCCTAATGTCAAACAAGTTTTCGAAACTGTTGATGGTGAGTATAGTCCTTACTAACGCTTGTATAAATAACCAAGTCATCATTTTAGATTCTATTGTAAGTCCCGTgatgattgataaaaaaataatgataaaaagcgAACGTTTACGTGTTAAAAACAAGTATGGAAACATGTATTTTGGAGGCAATCTCCTTGGAGGTATTTAAACTAAGCTCAACTCATTTTAGAGGTCAGAGTTTCGCGTACCGGATGCTACAATATTGAtatgaagtattattattattatttattattcttgtatATATCAAGTATTATGCATTGTTAGCGATTTTCCGTACCGAAATTGGATTTatcaaaattcatttattacgtataatGGTACATAAAACTGTTTACATTATCACTCTAAGCAGTTCTATGTGCAGCACTTCTCAGTAAGAACGTAAATGCGTCGTTATAAAACAACTAAAGATCTTAATATAAACTTTGAAacatagtatattaatttaaccacgtttaaaaaaatgtaggtatGTACTTAAAATTTGACATAATATCCCTTTTCTTCATAATATCTGTATGTATTGCTTTAGGCCTCGCGAAAAGACCAAGTGGTCAAGTGATAATATGTTCATTGTACTAAAACTATTACCCGCGACTCCATCCACGTAATTTTTCCCTTATTCCCTAAATACCATCGTTGATATGCCTATCTTTTCAGTTGCTTAGCTAGAATGACAAATTAAACATAGTTACTTTGATATATCTATGtgataaaagagtaactactgattttcttgccggtttttctcggtagaatctgtatACCGAaatggtggtagcttcacttaatatagtttgttaaatgacaatccaaaagtgcttttaaaagcctccttaaataaaatatcttttgattttgatataagtCTTATGACTTATtcgttcaaacaaaaaaaatctcaacAGTTACACCATAAACTATTAATTAGTTACGGTTATaagttaatatgatataatcgCCCAAACGTTAGTGATTAATCCCAAGCGATGTGGTAAAAAATCAATAGATATCAgctattaaattgttttgaaatgcATATATTATAGCATTATGTTGAAGGAATCTAGTTTCCCAAAATGTCTGTATGACATTGCCTTGTGATTGATTTGAAGCTTGCCCTCAGTGCTCCTGCAGTAAGTAGGTAAGCAATTTtcgaaaaatgaaaaacatattttttttatgaaaattataatattagtaattataaaacaagtatctgaaagataattttatttacattcattCCTCGTGTATATtcttaataagaatataattttatttctttttagacACATTATCTTAAttcataagaatataatttacttttttaagacACGTGTTTTTTACTAATGGTACTTCCTCGGGGTTATTAGTCATTGAATAGTTATGTAcctttgtatgtataatattacttgtttatttataaaattatattgtattatgtttaaatgttaCATACTTTCGAGATATACGGACCtagtttattaagtaaatttttttcgaaataaaattatttataaaagtcaaaaaACATATCTTTTTAAACTAAgtcttaacaattatttatatatttaaaacaaaatgcaaACTAAATGATAGCTTTAAGTGTAATGTATTTGTCACAAAATACTGATTCttctaagtaaaattaatttgaatttggaaaaaGACTTCATTATTTTATGGAATTTTCAAGACTAATTGTACCAGTAGCTAGGACTAAGACAAGGTACATGCAGGCAGATAAATCACTTGACTTTATAAAGATGGAATGTTTGTTTacatcttttattaataataatctttaagccAAAGTCGTGATgagtaattgaatttaaaaataatactcaatatcgttgtataaattttctttcaattttattattcttcgtattagaattatacattatacacaaaGGACGTGCAACAACttagtatttgaataaataaatatattatgtaaagataaatagaaatgcaaagatataaaaatataaatggaaaaATTTAGTTAAAGGTTTacctgaaaattaataaaaacattttcgttatatattttgtttaggtCCCTGACGACTAGCCTGTTTTCGTTATACttacatttgaaatttaaaaaacttgtcaatttacaatgaaattagcaaaataaaacatcatacatttttaatttttaaatgtacatcacatttaatattcattattatcacATATATTATTGTGGTAAACATAACAAGCATTGACCAAACCAGTGTTTCAGGTGTACCAATAACTGACGTGTATGACAGGTGGGGCCCCGGAGAGCCCAATGACGCGGGGGGCGTCGAAGGTTGCGTGATCTTACGTAGAGACGGTACACTCAATGACGACCAATGCGATAAAAAGTATCCGTTCATTTGCAAGAAATCGTTAAGCACTCTTGAATGGAACGTTTACTGTGATATTCCTGATCAAGGTAAGAAATTAATCTTTTCAAAAACCGTCTCGGATATGTTTCCATCTCCCCTACGAGGAATGTAGTACTAGTGGGTGGAAGGGCTtcgtgcaaacccgtctgggtagatacgaaccattcatcaaatattctaccgccaaacagcaatacttagtattattaggTTAGCTCctaagttggtggcgcattagcgatgtacagaatgtttaatatttcgtacagcgcgGCGGTGATGACTTCTTATATatagactattaaaaaaaaccctaaataaatgaaaaatagagAGCactcgagagccgagatggcccagtggttagaacgcgtgcatcttaaccgatgatttcgggttcatgtgcttaat contains the following coding sequences:
- the LOC125064529 gene encoding C-type mannose receptor 2-like isoform X1 — translated: MLSLKCLIVLFVLQYICQTTYCQPNLKFFRKDYKYIEDTKAFYKIHTLHRTWQDAKERCSMEGATLFYPDDDDEANVVINYWNETQPFSWVYIGISTPNVKQVFETVDGVPITDVYDRWGPGEPNDAGGVEGCVILRRDGTLNDDQCDKKYPFICKKSLSTLEWNVYCDIPDQGYEYVKKLGRCYKFHLTPMNWTDAFTVCNTEQSYLAVINSQDEADHLVDMTRKAPKDNVEGNYVRGAVHLGFQFKRNRWQTIIKNMPLPDSGYTNWGGGQPDGKGEEKCGSMFYNGHLNDICCDQSLFFICEHEIDLLRNSYVLRFGDVFTAKPHDGMK
- the LOC125064529 gene encoding C-type mannose receptor 2-like isoform X2, with the protein product MLSLKCLIVLFVLQYICQTTYCQPNLKFFRKDYKYIEDTKAFYKIHTLHRTWQDAKERCSMEGATLFYPDDDDEANVVINYWNETQPFSWVYIGISTPNVKQVFETVDGVPITDVYDRWGPGEPNDAGGVEGCVILRRDGTLNDDQCDKKYPFICKKSLSTLEWNVYCDIPDQGYEYVKKLGRCYKFHLTPMNWTDAFTVCNTEQSYLAVINSQDEADHLVDMTRKAPKDNVEGNYVRGAVHLGFQFKRNRWQTIIKNMPLPDSGYTNWGGGQPDGKGEEKCGSMFYNGHLNDICCDQSLFFICEHEIDLLRNSYVLRK